The following proteins come from a genomic window of Nostoc sp. ATCC 53789:
- a CDS encoding ABC transporter ATP-binding protein, which yields MQIIEISPFQAFRRSVTTVMQVVPKELRYVAILTLLGGAGPAIAIWLNKTIIDEITRLLSTGTTQNAIALILSQPLLLSSLAGSLLVNLVSDAIANINSFVYTSLRDRITGFIQGQVIEKVATFEDIALFETPDLLNLLQLTEKGMQRLPELCVRLVMMLEGIFIFIPAILLSVSLAWWIPLILFSCVTPAMYVERKYRKQVWRVEKTQASVLREMNLYKTVLTGEIYAKEIRLFSLQPLLLERWHGLYRTIFRAMEQIRRRGTTAVISWSLLSGLGFALPYLYVVQGVLGGTHTLGDLALYTGVILEVRRSLDNLMSGGSELYDIALATTPIFQLLELEPQLSGSQSKAWGKVKESAVNNQNFQRNGNRQALSSEALQTGICIKNLSFTYPNSDAYVGKPRPILKNINLKIHPNEMIVLVGENGAGKTTLAKLLCRLYDPSQGAIIWNGQDLRSLPLEDLRSRIDVVMQDYARFPTTVRENVAFGDLPKMQDDAAIREAIAEAGLARVIEKLDQGLETLLGKQLEGGIDLSGGQWQRLAIARALLRLSPAELLILDEPTANLDPKTEHEIYNILRTLAMGRIAVVVSHRLALAKLADRVVVLEHGQIIEVGTHDELIALGGQYHLMFTRQASSYN from the coding sequence ATGCAAATAATTGAAATTTCTCCATTCCAAGCATTTCGCCGGAGTGTGACGACGGTGATGCAAGTAGTTCCAAAGGAACTACGCTATGTGGCAATTTTGACATTGTTGGGTGGTGCAGGCCCAGCGATCGCTATTTGGCTCAACAAAACGATCATTGATGAAATTACCCGTTTATTGAGTACGGGAACAACGCAGAATGCGATCGCCTTGATACTTTCCCAACCTCTGCTACTCTCCAGTCTTGCAGGTTCACTGCTGGTGAATTTGGTAAGTGATGCGATCGCTAACATCAATAGCTTTGTATATACTTCTCTGCGCGATCGCATTACAGGTTTTATTCAAGGACAAGTGATTGAGAAAGTTGCCACTTTTGAAGATATTGCCCTGTTTGAAACACCCGATTTGCTCAATTTGTTGCAGTTGACCGAAAAGGGAATGCAACGACTTCCAGAGCTTTGTGTCAGGCTTGTGATGATGCTAGAGGGAATTTTTATCTTCATCCCAGCCATACTGCTTTCGGTATCGCTTGCTTGGTGGATACCCCTAATTTTGTTTAGCTGCGTTACTCCTGCTATGTATGTAGAAAGGAAATACCGTAAGCAAGTTTGGAGGGTAGAAAAAACCCAAGCGAGTGTTCTTCGGGAAATGAACTTATATAAAACGGTTTTAACTGGAGAAATATACGCCAAAGAAATACGCTTGTTTAGCTTGCAACCCTTACTACTAGAACGTTGGCACGGACTTTACCGCACCATTTTTAGAGCAATGGAACAGATTCGCCGTCGGGGGACAACGGCGGTTATTAGTTGGTCTTTACTCAGTGGTTTAGGCTTTGCGTTACCTTATCTTTACGTAGTTCAGGGAGTGCTAGGTGGAACTCATACTTTAGGGGATTTGGCGCTTTACACTGGGGTAATTTTAGAAGTGCGTCGAAGTTTGGATAATTTGATGTCTGGCGGGTCAGAGTTGTATGATATTGCACTGGCAACAACGCCCATTTTCCAACTTTTGGAATTAGAACCGCAATTATCCGGTTCTCAGTCAAAGGCATGGGGAAAAGTCAAGGAATCGGCTGTTAACAATCAGAACTTTCAAAGAAATGGGAATCGGCAAGCTTTATCAAGTGAAGCATTGCAGACAGGTATTTGCATCAAAAATCTATCTTTTACCTATCCCAATAGCGATGCCTACGTCGGTAAACCACGCCCCATCCTGAAAAATATCAATCTAAAAATTCACCCCAACGAGATGATTGTATTGGTAGGTGAAAATGGTGCTGGTAAGACAACCTTAGCGAAGCTATTGTGTCGCCTTTATGACCCTAGCCAAGGTGCGATTATTTGGAATGGACAAGATTTGCGATCGCTCCCCTTAGAAGATTTGCGATCGCGGATTGATGTAGTTATGCAAGATTACGCTCGCTTTCCGACTACCGTGCGCGAAAATGTTGCTTTTGGGGATTTACCTAAAATGCAGGATGATGCCGCAATTAGGGAAGCGATCGCTGAGGCTGGTTTGGCTAGAGTAATTGAGAAGCTAGATCAAGGTTTAGAAACCCTTTTAGGCAAACAGCTAGAAGGTGGTATTGATCTATCAGGGGGACAATGGCAGAGATTAGCGATCGCTCGTGCTTTGTTGCGACTGTCTCCAGCCGAACTACTCATACTTGATGAGCCAACAGCAAACCTTGACCCTAAAACAGAACATGAGATTTACAACATTTTGCGTACCCTAGCAATGGGGAGAATAGCCGTTGTAGTCAGCCATCGTCTCGCCTTAGCAAAACTAGCAGACCGAGTAGTAGTCCTAGAACACGGTCAAATTATTGAGGTAGGCACTCATGATGAACTAATCGCATTAGGGGGACAGTATCACCTGATGTTTACTCGTCAAGCTAGTAGTTACAACTGA
- a CDS encoding R3H domain-containing nucleic acid-binding protein, giving the protein MTITDDLQKLLDILPQDLQQVLESHPKRDILVEVVLDLGRRPEARFPNQAEYLSEIPVTQEQIDDCIQRVGIFGGDNRAGIEQTLHRISAIRNRTGKIIGLTCRVGRAVFGTIGMIRDLVETGKSILMLGRPGVGKTTALREIARVLADDLHKRVVIIDTSNEIAGDGDVAHPAIGRARRMQVAHPEQQHQVMIEAVENHMPEVIVIDEIGTELEALAARTIAERGVQLVGTAHGNQIENLIKNPTLADLVGGIQAVTLGDDEARRRGSQKTVLERKAPPTFEIAVEMLERQRWVVHESVADTVDNLLRGRQATPQTRTVDDQGKVAVTRQLAVVNGRGGQLGTVEESFPPARPSNGWRSSGQMVALPQLPVERVTGRSEFDRLLDESFNYSESIDLDAATRHPGPNGEDLPLHVYPYGVSRHQLEQVISVLTLPVVLTKDIDSADAILALRSHVKNHAKLRQMAKARHVPIHMIKSSTIPQITRGLRRLLNMDDPEMTDDLELQLFLHSGSDDEMDALEEARLAVEQIVIPKGQPVELLPRSPQVRKMQHELVEHYRLKSHSFGEEPNRRLRIYPA; this is encoded by the coding sequence ATGACGATTACAGACGATCTCCAAAAGTTATTAGACATTTTGCCCCAAGACCTGCAACAAGTACTAGAGAGTCATCCCAAACGAGATATTTTAGTAGAAGTGGTCTTGGATTTGGGTCGTCGCCCAGAGGCTCGCTTTCCTAATCAAGCTGAGTATCTGAGCGAAATACCCGTTACTCAAGAACAGATAGATGATTGCATTCAACGAGTCGGAATTTTTGGTGGAGATAATCGAGCAGGAATTGAGCAAACTTTGCATCGGATCAGTGCGATCCGCAACCGTACTGGTAAGATTATTGGCTTGACCTGTCGCGTTGGTCGGGCGGTATTCGGAACCATTGGCATGATCCGCGATTTGGTAGAGACTGGTAAATCGATTCTCATGCTCGGTCGTCCAGGTGTAGGCAAAACTACCGCCTTACGGGAAATTGCTCGTGTATTGGCAGACGATCTGCATAAGCGAGTGGTGATTATTGACACCTCCAACGAAATCGCTGGAGATGGTGATGTTGCCCACCCCGCCATTGGTCGCGCCCGGCGGATGCAAGTGGCTCATCCAGAACAACAGCATCAGGTGATGATTGAGGCAGTGGAAAACCACATGCCAGAAGTCATTGTCATTGATGAAATTGGCACGGAACTGGAAGCTTTAGCGGCTCGTACTATTGCTGAACGGGGCGTACAGTTGGTAGGTACTGCCCACGGGAATCAGATCGAAAATCTGATTAAAAACCCTACCCTGGCTGATTTAGTTGGGGGTATCCAAGCTGTGACGCTGGGAGACGACGAAGCCAGACGGCGAGGTTCTCAAAAGACTGTTTTGGAGCGGAAAGCCCCTCCTACCTTTGAAATTGCTGTGGAAATGTTGGAACGCCAACGCTGGGTAGTACACGAAAGCGTTGCTGACACAGTAGATAATCTGCTGCGTGGTCGTCAGGCTACCCCACAAACGAGAACCGTTGATGACCAGGGCAAAGTTGCGGTGACAAGGCAGTTAGCTGTTGTCAACGGTCGCGGTGGACAGTTAGGGACAGTGGAAGAATCTTTCCCACCGGCACGACCATCTAATGGCTGGCGTTCTTCAGGGCAAATGGTTGCACTACCGCAATTGCCTGTAGAACGAGTGACTGGACGTAGTGAGTTTGATCGATTGCTGGATGAATCCTTCAATTATTCTGAGAGCATTGATTTAGATGCTGCGACTAGACACCCAGGGCCAAATGGTGAAGATTTGCCACTGCACGTTTACCCTTATGGCGTTAGCCGCCATCAACTAGAACAGGTAATTAGCGTGCTAACTTTACCTGTGGTATTGACAAAAGATATAGATAGTGCAGATGCAATTTTAGCACTGCGATCGCACGTCAAAAACCACGCCAAATTACGCCAAATGGCCAAAGCCCGTCATGTCCCCATCCACATGATTAAGTCCAGCACCATTCCGCAAATTACCCGTGGCTTGCGGCGGTTGCTGAACATGGATGACCCAGAAATGACCGATGACCTCGAACTGCAACTGTTTTTGCACAGTGGTAGCGATGATGAGATGGATGCCTTGGAAGAAGCTAGACTTGCTGTTGAGCAAATTGTGATTCCGAAAGGACAGCCAGTTGAATTATTACCGCGTTCTCCCCAAGTCCGCAAAATGCAACATGAGTTGGTAGAACATTATCGCCTCAAGTCGCATAGTTTTGGCGAAGAACCAAATAGAAGATTGCGGATTTATCCAGCGTAA
- a CDS encoding circadian clock protein LdpA, which translates to MTDLFVPLQSLKQGDWFKLICGASFQHLPAVRNLTLAYTLAGADCIDVAADPAVIAAAQAGLQVAKTLAQDAQQRGFDYKGNLPFLMVSLNDGEDPHFRKAEFNPTECPRDCPRPCERICPAQAIVFDNIKEDFSGVVSEKCYGCGRCIPICPYGIIYTASYVTTPGAIAPLVMSTGVDAVEIHTQVGRLAEFQRLWQAISPWADQLKVLAISCPDGEGMTDYLRAVYDLIAPLKSALIWQTDGRSMSGDIGDGTTIAAVKLGQKVLAAKLPGYVQLAGGTNSYTVAKLKAMGLLKRGGQGGQGRNFPLSPPSPLSPPSSISGVAYGSYARVLLSPILEKLENKEVSNTNMKATICLEEDEVLLWQAVELAHSLVSQIKSSQRMESEH; encoded by the coding sequence AGTCAGAAATTTAACGTTAGCCTATACTTTGGCGGGCGCTGACTGCATAGATGTTGCAGCTGATCCAGCAGTGATTGCAGCAGCGCAAGCAGGGCTACAAGTAGCTAAAACTCTAGCTCAAGATGCCCAACAGCGAGGCTTTGACTACAAAGGCAACTTACCCTTTTTAATGGTCAGCCTAAACGATGGAGAAGACCCCCATTTTCGCAAAGCAGAATTTAATCCTACTGAGTGTCCTAGAGACTGCCCTAGACCCTGTGAACGGATTTGTCCGGCACAAGCAATCGTATTTGACAATATCAAAGAAGATTTTTCAGGAGTAGTATCCGAAAAATGTTATGGCTGCGGTCGTTGCATCCCAATTTGTCCTTATGGTATAATTTATACAGCTTCATACGTGACAACGCCAGGAGCGATCGCGCCATTAGTAATGTCAACAGGAGTAGATGCCGTAGAAATCCATACACAAGTAGGGCGGTTGGCAGAATTTCAGCGATTGTGGCAGGCAATTTCACCGTGGGCCGATCAATTAAAGGTACTAGCCATTAGCTGTCCCGATGGCGAGGGGATGACTGATTACCTAAGAGCAGTGTATGACCTGATTGCCCCACTCAAAAGTGCTTTAATTTGGCAAACCGACGGTCGTTCTATGAGTGGCGATATTGGCGATGGTACGACAATAGCCGCAGTGAAATTAGGGCAGAAAGTTTTGGCAGCGAAATTACCGGGATATGTGCAGTTAGCAGGCGGCACAAATAGCTATACCGTTGCTAAGTTAAAGGCAATGGGACTGCTGAAGAGAGGGGGACAAGGAGGACAAGGGAGAAATTTCCCCTTGTCCCCCCCCTCTCCCTTGTCCCCCCCCTCCTCTATTTCCGGGGTCGCCTACGGTAGCTACGCCCGTGTACTGCTGTCACCAATTCTCGAAAAGTTAGAGAATAAGGAGGTAAGTAACACCAATATGAAGGCGACTATTTGCCTAGAAGAAGATGAAGTATTACTTTGGCAAGCTGTAGAACTTGCCCATTCTCTCGTTTCCCAAATCAAGTCATCTCAGAGAATGGAGAGTGAGCATTAA